A genomic region of Elaeis guineensis isolate ETL-2024a chromosome 9, EG11, whole genome shotgun sequence contains the following coding sequences:
- the LOC105051645 gene encoding glutathione S-transferase 1-like → ILEFVKINPVKYVPALVDGDTVVSDSFAIILYLEDKYPQYPLLPQDLKKKALNLQVASIVSSSIQPLQSITVLSWIESKFNTDERLKWAQHHINKGFIALEKLLKDRAGNYATGDEVQLADVFLEPQIYAGVKRPKSLRSIRLIKWTNGLDHHRLWITCSRHGQSSLPFGKGFVVLLECYIFNPLRQSFVLIGGNEKKFIQTFSAYYPKIFVAIACGFVGRKET, encoded by the exons ATTCTAGAATTTGTGAAGATCAATCCAGTTAAATATGTTCCGGCTTTGGTGGATGGGGATACAGTGGTTTCTGACTCGTTTGCAATCATATTG TATTTGGAAGATAAGTATCCTCAATATCCACTGCTGCCACAAGATCTTAAAAAGAAGGCCCTCAATCTCCAG GTAGCAAGTATTGTGAGTTCCAGTATCCAGCCTCTTCAGAGTATTACTGTCCTG AGTTGGATAGAGTCAAAGTTCAATACTGATGAGAGACTTAAATGGGCTCAGCACCATATCAATAAAGGCTTCATAG CCCTTGAGAAACTGTTAAAAGACCGTGCCGGAAATTATGCTACGGGAGATGAAGTCCAATTG GCAGATGTCTTTTTGGAGCCTCAGATCTATGCAGGGGTAAAGAGACCCAAGAGCCTCAGATCTATCAGGCTGATCAAATGGACCAATGGGCTGGATCATCATAGGTTGTGGATCACTTGCTCTCGACATGGCCAATCTTCTTTACCATTTGGAAAGGGATTTGTTGTTCTCTTGGAGTGTTACATCTTCAACCCTCTTAGGCAAAGCTTTGTATTGATCGgaggaaatgaaaaaaaatttatccaaactTTTTCAGCCTATTATCCTAAGATATTTGTGGCCATTGCATGTGGGTTTGTTGGAAGGAAAGAAACATAG